A stretch of Candidatus Methylomirabilota bacterium DNA encodes these proteins:
- a CDS encoding LL-diaminopimelate aminotransferase, with protein MTRVNEHYLQLKSSYLFYEIARRLKAFQAAHPSAKIIRLGIGDVTQPLAPAIIHALHEAVDEMARPETFRGYGPEPGYEFLTGQIAARDYDTRGVRLSPDEIFVSDGGKSDSANIQEIFAPDCVVAVTDPVYPVYVDSNVMAGRGGAPDASGRYGGLVYLPCTAENDFQPALPDRPVDLIYLCYPNNPTGAVMTKAALKRWVDYARGQGAVLLYDAAYEAYIREPDIPHSIFEVEGAREVAVEFRSFSKTAGFTGTRCAFTVVPKELSGVAASGERVSLHALWLRRQSTKFNGVPYIVQKAAAAVYTEEGARQVRGQVDYYLDNARIIREGLEAIGLRVYGGNNAPYLWVRTPGRLDSWAFFDKLLQEAHVVGTPGAGFGPSGEGYLRLTAFGRRDETEEAVERIKTRLAL; from the coding sequence GTGACGCGAGTCAACGAGCACTATCTCCAGCTCAAGTCGAGCTACCTCTTTTACGAGATCGCGCGCCGCCTGAAGGCCTTCCAAGCGGCGCATCCGAGCGCCAAGATCATCCGCCTGGGCATCGGCGACGTGACGCAGCCGCTGGCGCCGGCCATCATCCACGCGCTCCACGAGGCGGTGGACGAGATGGCCCGCCCGGAGACCTTCCGCGGCTACGGCCCGGAGCCCGGCTACGAGTTCCTGACCGGGCAGATCGCCGCGCGCGACTATGACACGCGCGGCGTGCGCCTGAGCCCCGACGAGATCTTCGTCAGCGACGGGGGCAAGAGCGACAGCGCGAACATCCAGGAGATCTTCGCCCCCGACTGCGTCGTCGCCGTCACCGACCCGGTCTATCCCGTCTACGTGGACAGCAACGTCATGGCCGGTCGGGGAGGCGCGCCGGATGCGAGCGGACGCTACGGGGGCCTGGTCTACCTGCCCTGCACGGCGGAGAACGACTTCCAGCCCGCGCTACCCGACCGCCCGGTGGATCTCATCTACCTCTGCTATCCGAACAACCCGACCGGCGCAGTGATGACGAAAGCGGCGCTCAAGAGGTGGGTGGACTACGCGCGGGGCCAGGGCGCGGTGCTCCTGTACGACGCCGCCTACGAGGCGTACATCCGCGAGCCGGACATCCCCCACTCGATCTTCGAGGTCGAGGGCGCGCGCGAGGTCGCCGTGGAGTTCCGCAGCTTCTCCAAGACGGCCGGCTTCACCGGCACCCGCTGCGCGTTCACGGTGGTGCCCAAGGAACTCTCCGGCGTGGCAGCCTCCGGGGAGCGCGTGAGCCTACACGCCCTGTGGCTCCGCCGCCAATCGACCAAGTTCAACGGCGTGCCCTACATCGTGCAGAAGGCGGCCGCGGCGGTGTACACGGAGGAGGGCGCGCGGCAGGTGCGCGGGCAGGTCGATTACTACCTGGACAACGCACGGATCATCCGCGAGGGGCTGGAGGCGATCGGGCTCAGAGTCTACGGCGGCAACAACGCCCCCTACCTCTGGGTCAGGACCCCCGGGCGCCTCGACTCATGGGCCTTCTTCGACAAGCTGCTGCAGGAGGCGCACGTGGTGGGCACGCCCGGCGCCGGCTTCGGCCCGAGCGGGGAGGGCTACCTGCGCCTGACCGCGTTCGGCCGGCGCGATGAGACCGAGGAAGCGGTCGAGCGGATCAAGACGCGCCTGGCGTTGTAG
- a CDS encoding DNA internalization-related competence protein ComEC/Rec2, with protein sequence MSWSRVPLAPLALALVGGIALAPWIPSHLAWWVLLAALAWGASLVILERLGSATAFLLLGVAAVGALRAIPLPPPPDHVARMPLPTVARVEGRLVAEPVRFAPDRVRLLLEVEGVDGEPRTGRLQVTVYGGDLPPVAEGQRIAATMRLHPATGFRNPDGFDYAASLQREGIFVVASARAERVAALEDPRPPWPVRAKRAAREVMARTLPPASAALLGGLLLGDRVDLPREIDEAFRRAGVYHVLAVSGFNVALVAGAVWALLTLARVGRRPAALGAMVAVIGFALVVGPEPSVLRAVIMGVLVLGALLLDREASVMNGLALAALVLLAVRPGDLLDPGFQLSFAATAGIVLAPLPRGLIPGALGVSVAAQLAVLPIALVHFNQLSLIGPLANLGVVPLAGVATVVGLLAVALALVTEVGSTILFDATWPILLALRVVVALAASVPAGLLHLPAPHWAAIVAYTLGLGLALLWWRLREAPSRSRLAGQGACVLLAAAIIIAAWPLIRPADGRLRLTVLDVGQGDAIVLETPHGQAALIDAGPGGPMRLDAGERVVAPFLWNHGVLRLAAAMTTHDDRDHAGGMAAVRRYFAVREELGPQAMRWIGGVRVLALDPGRPGGGSVAQEPHSARSLPPPAPAPRRNDDAVVLRIDYGLASFLLASDITAPAERDLLASGAPLRATVLKVAHHGSRSSSTPGFLERARPSFAVISVGPRNSYGHPAPEVLARLAAVGTRVYRTDRDGAVSFETDGSALTVTRWATGAVQRYCLDPDVIC encoded by the coding sequence ATGAGCTGGAGCCGGGTCCCACTGGCCCCGCTGGCGCTCGCTCTCGTCGGCGGGATCGCGCTGGCTCCGTGGATCCCGTCGCACCTCGCGTGGTGGGTCCTCCTCGCGGCCCTGGCCTGGGGCGCGAGCCTGGTGATTCTCGAGCGGCTCGGCTCCGCGACGGCCTTCCTGCTTCTGGGCGTGGCCGCCGTCGGCGCCCTCAGAGCAATCCCACTTCCACCGCCGCCCGACCACGTCGCCCGGATGCCGCTGCCGACGGTGGCGCGCGTCGAGGGGCGCCTGGTGGCCGAGCCCGTCAGGTTTGCCCCCGACCGGGTGCGCCTCCTGCTCGAAGTCGAAGGCGTCGACGGCGAGCCACGCACTGGCCGGCTTCAAGTGACCGTCTACGGCGGCGACCTGCCGCCGGTGGCCGAGGGGCAGCGCATCGCAGCCACCATGCGCCTGCACCCCGCCACCGGCTTTCGAAACCCCGATGGATTCGACTACGCCGCCTCTCTCCAGCGCGAGGGAATCTTCGTCGTCGCCAGCGCCCGCGCCGAGCGTGTCGCCGCCCTCGAAGACCCGAGACCGCCCTGGCCCGTCCGGGCCAAGCGCGCCGCTCGCGAGGTCATGGCGCGGACGCTGCCGCCGGCGTCGGCAGCGCTGCTCGGCGGCCTGCTGCTCGGAGACCGCGTCGACCTGCCGAGGGAGATCGACGAGGCCTTCCGGCGCGCCGGCGTCTATCACGTGCTCGCGGTCTCCGGCTTCAACGTGGCGCTCGTCGCCGGCGCCGTCTGGGCGCTCCTCACGCTGGCGCGCGTCGGGCGCCGTCCGGCGGCGCTGGGGGCGATGGTCGCCGTGATCGGCTTCGCGCTCGTCGTCGGCCCCGAGCCCTCGGTGCTCCGCGCGGTGATCATGGGCGTGCTGGTGCTGGGCGCGCTTCTGCTCGATCGGGAGGCGTCAGTGATGAACGGCCTCGCCCTCGCCGCGCTCGTGCTCCTGGCCGTGCGACCCGGCGATCTGCTCGATCCGGGGTTCCAGCTCTCGTTCGCGGCCACGGCCGGTATCGTGCTGGCGCCGCTGCCGCGGGGCCTGATCCCGGGCGCGCTCGGCGTCAGCGTGGCGGCGCAGCTCGCCGTGCTCCCCATCGCCCTGGTCCACTTCAACCAGCTCTCGCTGATCGGTCCCCTCGCGAACCTGGGCGTGGTGCCGCTCGCGGGTGTGGCGACCGTGGTCGGGCTGCTCGCGGTGGCGCTGGCGCTCGTCACCGAGGTCGGGAGCACGATCCTCTTCGACGCGACCTGGCCCATCCTCCTGGCGCTGCGGGTTGTCGTCGCCCTGGCGGCTTCGGTACCGGCAGGGCTCCTGCACCTGCCGGCGCCCCACTGGGCGGCGATCGTCGCCTATACGCTCGGGCTCGGGCTGGCGCTCCTCTGGTGGCGCCTGCGCGAGGCGCCGTCGCGCTCGCGCCTGGCCGGCCAGGGCGCCTGCGTGCTCCTGGCCGCGGCGATTATCATCGCCGCCTGGCCCCTGATTCGCCCCGCCGATGGGCGGCTTCGCCTCACGGTCCTCGACGTCGGTCAGGGGGACGCCATCGTCCTCGAGACACCCCACGGGCAGGCCGCCCTCATCGACGCGGGCCCGGGCGGGCCGATGCGTCTCGACGCCGGCGAGCGCGTGGTGGCGCCGTTTCTCTGGAACCATGGCGTTCTGCGTCTGGCGGCGGCGATGACGACGCACGACGACCGGGATCACGCGGGCGGCATGGCCGCCGTGCGCCGGTACTTCGCCGTGCGCGAAGAGCTGGGCCCGCAGGCGATGCGCTGGATCGGCGGCGTTCGCGTTCTCGCGCTCGATCCGGGACGGCCGGGGGGAGGCTCCGTGGCTCAGGAACCCCACTCCGCTCGGAGCCTGCCCCCGCCCGCCCCGGCCCCCAGACGGAACGACGATGCCGTGGTGCTGCGCATCGACTACGGGCTGGCGTCGTTTCTGCTCGCTTCCGACATTACGGCGCCGGCCGAGCGCGACCTTCTCGCCTCGGGCGCGCCGCTGCGCGCGACCGTGCTCAAGGTCGCGCACCACGGATCCCGCAGCTCCAGCACTCCCGGGTTTCTCGAGCGGGCCCGCCCGTCGTTCGCCGTGATCTCGGTGGGTCCGCGCAACTCCTACGGCCATCCGGCGCCGGAGGTCCTCGCGCGCCTGGCCGCCGTCGGCACGCGTGTCTACCGCACCGACCGCGACGGCGCGGTGAGCTTCGAGACCGACGGCAGCGCGCTCACCGTGACTCGCTGGGCGACGGGTGCCGTGCAGCGCTACTGCCTTGACCCCGACGTGATTTGCTGA
- a CDS encoding helix-hairpin-helix domain-containing protein encodes MALHTRRQLVLLLSLLGAATIGLAVREWRAAYPELAERLEQFDREPEGREGARETSPPPGRAASGRLHATTDKVGRSAAEHRVEPAEPVDLNRATTEDLARLPGVGPVLATRIVTTREADGRFGSVEELKKVKGLGRSRLERLRALVTVTE; translated from the coding sequence ATGGCCCTCCACACGCGCCGTCAGCTGGTCCTGTTGCTCTCGCTCCTGGGCGCGGCGACCATCGGCCTCGCGGTACGCGAGTGGCGTGCCGCGTATCCCGAGCTTGCCGAGCGCCTCGAGCAGTTCGATCGCGAGCCGGAGGGCCGGGAGGGGGCCCGGGAGACCTCTCCCCCTCCCGGCCGTGCGGCGTCCGGTCGACTGCACGCGACGACTGACAAGGTCGGGCGCTCCGCGGCCGAGCATCGGGTGGAGCCCGCGGAGCCCGTCGATCTCAACCGCGCGACGACAGAGGACCTCGCGCGCCTGCCCGGGGTGGGGCCGGTGCTCGCGACACGCATCGTCACCACGCGGGAGGCCGACGGCCGCTTCGGCTCCGTCGAGGAGCTGAAGAAGGTGAAAGGCCTCGGGCGGTCCAGGCTCGAGCGTCTGCGCGCGCTCGTCACCGTAACGGAGTGA
- a CDS encoding LLM class flavin-dependent oxidoreductase yields the protein MKFYYFHLMPYPMEHDEPSSWVTLSNRRYDPEIGHALYNQYLDQFEHAERLGWDGLCVNEHHQNCYGTMPSPNLMAAMLARRTTRAKIAILGNGLPLRENPLRIAEEIAMLDVVSGGRIISGFVRGIGPEYFSTVVNPTHSRERFYEAAELIVRAWTEPGPFAFDGRFYRYPFVNPWPRPLQKPHPPIWCPSQGSSETVEWAARRRFPYLMVFTPIKRIAQIYGEYREACERYGYQASRYQLTVNLPIVVAENDEKARTIARQTALWVYHTGLRMPLTFWVPPGYLTESAFRRSLAVPRKLPTELSFEDLEEGGYIICGSPATVRDKLRVFSDELRAGIVCSGLPAGSHEATLDMMEMFAREVMPHFREDAAVDETAGIGR from the coding sequence GTGAAGTTCTATTACTTCCATCTGATGCCCTATCCGATGGAGCACGACGAGCCGTCCTCGTGGGTCACGCTCTCCAACCGCCGCTACGACCCGGAGATCGGCCACGCGCTCTACAACCAGTACCTCGACCAGTTCGAGCACGCCGAGCGCCTGGGCTGGGACGGCCTCTGCGTGAACGAGCACCACCAGAACTGCTACGGCACCATGCCGAGCCCCAACCTCATGGCGGCGATGCTGGCGCGCCGGACGACGCGCGCGAAGATCGCCATCCTCGGCAACGGGCTGCCCCTCCGCGAGAACCCGCTGCGCATCGCCGAGGAGATCGCCATGCTCGACGTCGTCTCGGGCGGGCGCATCATCTCCGGCTTCGTGCGCGGGATCGGCCCCGAGTACTTCTCCACGGTGGTCAACCCCACCCACTCCCGCGAGCGCTTCTACGAGGCGGCCGAGCTGATCGTCCGCGCCTGGACCGAGCCGGGGCCCTTCGCCTTCGACGGTCGCTTCTACCGCTATCCCTTCGTGAACCCGTGGCCCCGCCCGCTGCAGAAGCCGCACCCGCCGATCTGGTGCCCGTCCCAGGGCAGCTCGGAGACCGTGGAGTGGGCGGCGCGGCGCCGCTTCCCGTACCTGATGGTCTTTACGCCGATCAAGCGGATCGCCCAGATCTACGGCGAGTACCGGGAGGCGTGCGAGCGCTACGGCTACCAGGCCAGCCGTTACCAGTTGACGGTCAACCTGCCGATCGTCGTCGCCGAGAACGACGAGAAGGCGCGGACCATCGCCCGCCAGACCGCGCTGTGGGTCTATCACACGGGGCTACGGATGCCACTCACGTTCTGGGTGCCGCCGGGGTACCTCACCGAGAGCGCGTTCCGCCGATCGCTGGCCGTGCCCCGGAAGCTTCCCACCGAGCTCAGCTTCGAGGACCTGGAGGAAGGCGGCTACATCATCTGCGGCAGCCCCGCGACCGTGCGCGACAAGTTGCGCGTCTTCTCCGACGAGCTCCGCGCGGGCATCGTCTGCTCCGGCCTGCCGGCCGGCAGCCACGAGGCCACGCTCGACATGATGGAGATGTTCGCCCGGGAGGTCATGCCGCACTTCCGCGAGGACGCCGCCGTCGACGAGACCGCCGGGATCGGCCGGTGA
- a CDS encoding alpha/beta fold hydrolase, with protein MPSQHRLIVRETPVELLSDGTGPALLFLHGAGGAGRWLPFHAELARRFTVYLPKHPGHGGAPAAEWIEHISDLAFHYLDLLDELKLDRVHLVGSSLGGWIAAEMATMASHRLKSLALIAPVGIKVDGWIYPFLFAMELPQLVATVFHDQAKALALAPGDLTNIDTLAELYRERAALARVSWNPYLYNPLLRRRLGRITAPTLLCWGERDRVAPLLCAEAWAKEIPGAQLRTFAASGHLPHLEEPEAVAAAVADFCGPREVAR; from the coding sequence GTGCCGAGCCAGCATCGGCTGATAGTCCGCGAAACCCCGGTCGAGCTCCTCTCGGACGGGACCGGGCCCGCCCTCCTCTTCCTGCACGGCGCCGGTGGGGCCGGACGCTGGCTGCCCTTCCACGCCGAGCTGGCCCGGCGGTTCACCGTCTACCTCCCCAAGCATCCCGGTCACGGCGGCGCGCCGGCTGCGGAGTGGATCGAGCACATCTCCGACCTGGCCTTCCACTACCTCGATCTTCTCGACGAGCTGAAGCTCGACCGGGTCCATCTGGTGGGCTCGTCGCTGGGGGGCTGGATCGCCGCCGAGATGGCGACGATGGCCTCGCACCGTCTGAAATCGCTGGCGCTGATCGCGCCGGTCGGGATCAAGGTCGACGGCTGGATCTACCCGTTCCTCTTCGCCATGGAGCTGCCCCAGCTCGTCGCCACCGTCTTCCACGATCAAGCCAAGGCGCTGGCGCTGGCCCCGGGCGACCTGACCAACATCGACACGCTGGCGGAGCTCTACCGCGAGCGGGCGGCGCTGGCGCGGGTGAGCTGGAACCCGTACCTCTACAACCCGCTCCTGCGGCGCCGCCTGGGGCGCATCACCGCGCCCACGCTGCTCTGCTGGGGCGAGCGCGACCGGGTCGCCCCGCTCCTCTGCGCGGAGGCGTGGGCGAAGGAGATTCCCGGCGCGCAGCTCCGGACCTTCGCCGCCTCCGGCCACCTGCCGCATCTCGAGGAGCCGGAGGCGGTGGCGGCGGCCGTGGCGGACTTCTGCGGCCCGCGGGAGGTCGCGCGGTGA
- a CDS encoding zinc-binding dehydrogenase yields MKGKAAVFFGPGKPFELRELPLPEVEPDAVLIRVSLANVCGSDLHFWRGDAPLRLPEDGWIYGHEMTGRVARLGARVKTDSLGRPLSEGDRVAYPYFYPCGRCPACLGKEPAACPAKVDRPLGPSQFPHFHGAFAEYYYLKPGGAIFKVPDALPDELVAPVNCALSQVIFGLHKAGFRFGDSLVIQGAGGLGLQAAAVAKDMGAQTVIVVDQIAGRLELAQAFGADHTIDIKTVPDRKDRVNLVRQWTGGVGADVACDFVGFPQVIPEGIEMLRPGGAYLEIGTISRGVKVELEPAQLVWGSKRIVGVIMYDPWVIPRALDFLVRNRARWPFDRLLSHKYPLENINEAFAQSEWHAKDTTNITRAALVP; encoded by the coding sequence ATGAAAGGCAAGGCGGCGGTCTTCTTCGGCCCCGGCAAGCCCTTCGAGCTCCGCGAGCTGCCGCTACCCGAGGTCGAGCCCGACGCGGTCCTCATCCGCGTCTCGCTGGCCAACGTCTGCGGCTCCGACCTGCACTTCTGGCGCGGCGACGCCCCCCTGCGCCTGCCCGAGGACGGCTGGATTTACGGCCACGAGATGACGGGGCGCGTGGCGAGGCTGGGGGCGCGCGTGAAGACGGACTCCCTCGGCCGGCCGCTGAGCGAAGGCGACCGCGTCGCCTACCCCTACTTCTATCCGTGCGGGCGCTGCCCGGCGTGCCTCGGCAAGGAGCCGGCCGCCTGCCCCGCGAAAGTCGACCGCCCGCTCGGGCCCTCGCAGTTCCCCCATTTCCACGGCGCCTTCGCCGAGTACTACTACCTCAAGCCCGGCGGCGCGATCTTCAAGGTGCCCGACGCGCTGCCCGACGAGCTGGTGGCCCCCGTGAACTGCGCGCTCTCGCAAGTCATCTTCGGCTTGCACAAGGCCGGATTCCGGTTCGGCGACAGCCTGGTGATCCAGGGCGCGGGCGGGCTCGGCCTCCAGGCCGCGGCGGTGGCCAAGGACATGGGCGCCCAGACCGTCATCGTGGTGGACCAGATTGCCGGGCGCCTGGAGCTCGCGCAGGCCTTCGGCGCCGACCACACGATCGATATCAAGACGGTGCCCGATCGCAAGGACCGCGTGAACCTGGTCCGCCAGTGGACGGGCGGGGTGGGCGCGGATGTCGCCTGCGACTTCGTGGGCTTCCCTCAAGTCATCCCCGAGGGCATCGAGATGCTCCGTCCCGGCGGCGCCTATCTCGAGATCGGCACGATCAGCCGCGGCGTGAAGGTCGAGCTGGAGCCGGCCCAGCTCGTGTGGGGCTCGAAGAGGATCGTCGGCGTCATCATGTACGACCCGTGGGTGATCCCGCGCGCCCTGGACTTCCTCGTGCGCAACCGCGCCCGCTGGCCCTTCGACCGCCTGCTCTCCCACAAGTACCCCCTGGAGAACATCAACGAGGCGTTCGCGCAGTCGGAGTGGCACGCCAAGGACACGACGAACATCACGCGGGCCGCCCTGGTGCCTTAG